One genomic window of Oncorhynchus clarkii lewisi isolate Uvic-CL-2024 chromosome 5, UVic_Ocla_1.0, whole genome shotgun sequence includes the following:
- the LOC139410095 gene encoding G-protein coupled receptor 52-like: MNQSALTTDLVPTANSSLVGPDPNHSCPLGWGQNEGLEACVLETAVIVLLTVLIIAGNLTVIFVFHCAPLLHHYTTSYFIQTMAYADLLVGLSCLVPTLSLLHYPASVQEPITCQVFSYVISVLKSVSMACLACISVDRYLAITKPLSYNQLVTPCRLRGCIALIWVYSSLVFLPSFFGWGKPGYHGDIFEWCAHSWPTSALFTGFVVCLLYAPAALVVCFTYFHIFRICQQHNREISERRARFPSQEMEAGEGGGSGSGGGHHAGQGPDRRYAMVLFRITSVFYMLWLPYIIYFLLESSHVLDSPALSFVTTWLAISNSFCNCVIYSLSNSVFRLGMRRLSQTLCSFSHCAADDRDFGEPKPRKRPKSCSI; the protein is encoded by the coding sequence ATGAACCAATCAGCATTGACGACAGACCTGGTTCCCACTGCCAACAGCAGCCTGGTGGGCCCAGACCCCAACCACTCCTGTCCCCTGGGCTGGGGCCAGAACGAGGGCCTGGAGGCCTGTGTCTTGGAGACTGCGGTCATCGTTCTGCTCACGGTGCTCATCATTGCCGGGAACCTGACGGTGATCTTCGTGTTCCACTGCGCCCCCCTGCTGCACCACTATACCACTAGCTACTTCATCCAGACTATGGCCTACGCCGACCTGCTGGTGGGCCTCAGCTGCCTGGTGCCCACCCTGTCCCTGCTGCACTACCCGGCCAGCGTCCAGGAGCCCATCACCTGCCAGGTCTTCAGCTACGTCATCTCGGTGCTCAAGAGCGTCTCAATGGCCTGTCTGGCCTGCATCAGCGTGGATCGCTACCTGGCCATCACCAAACCCCTGTCCTACAACCAGCTGGTGACGCCGTGCCGGCTCCGCGGTTGCATCGCCCTCATCTGGGTCTACTCCAGCCTGGTCTTTCTGCCCTCTTTCTTTGGCTGGGGCAAGCCGGGTTACCACGGGGACATCTTTGAGTGGTGCGCCCACTCCTGGCCCACCTCGGCGCTCTTCACAGGCTTTGTGGTATGCCTACTGTACGCGCCCGCGGCCCTGGTAGTCTGCTTCACCTACTTCCACATCTTCCGCATCTGCCAGCAGCACAACCGGGAGATCAGTGAGAGGCGAGCACGCTTCCCCAGCCAGGAGATGGAGGCTGGGGAGGGTGGTGGCAGTGGCAGCGGCGGGGGGCACCACGCGGGTCAAGGGCCTGACAGGCGCTACGCCATGGTGCTATTCCGCATCACCAGTGTCTTCTACATGCTTTGGCTGCCCTACATAATCTATTTCCTGTTGGAGAGCTCCCACGTGCTGGACAGTCCCGCCCTGTCCTTTGTAACAACCTGGTTGGCCATCAGCAACAGCTTCTGCAACTGCGTCATCTACAGCCTGTCCAACAGTGTGTTCCGCCTGGGCATGCGTCGCCTCTCGCAGACACTCTGCTCCTTCAGCCACTGTGCAGCCGACGACAGGGACTTTGGCGAACCCAAGCCCAGGAAGAGGCCAAAGTCCTGCTCCATCTGA